A stretch of the Aythya fuligula isolate bAytFul2 chromosome 18, bAytFul2.pri, whole genome shotgun sequence genome encodes the following:
- the TSEN54 gene encoding tRNA-splicing endonuclease subunit Sen54: MEPGGSRSLSEAELPEARGRSGAPRYRGGPKEAAPDGSEEQAERLRLCRDEQWRWLAEERVERLGNLVKAEWKPEKGIVELQSPAGKFWHTMGFSERGKQCLLPEEALYLLECGSVQLFYRNLPLSIQEAYEMLLTQEEMSLSHYQVFSHLKQLGYIVLRFNPSTVPSPYERQLNLESHCKSSGKHERKRRRSSSPGSLEKKHKVSEDLPEAEGTPKKAGDDCGDPSCLPLDEKPLSEQPKELDAGNGEEQSSPVPLDTGQKNSLSPSRSRAGDPEASSTGTRAPRWDFTTIILPNVAPDQPCTHLPSPDSGLLPENVPGREVDAASWCKRINLKQEKLSRKEREQLERESRYKSSVNADREVRRCSSWQEYKALLKQRSQQRVWRRPPHLWDQAVTPLLRPEEATSTAAILQQISVLQPSHILDGASRLQEDPESLKISFNVYQPDAVAKFKKTNPGKPYVRMCVQSFEEQIPSLRALKQVTYQSGDVPVVFALVEYGDIAFHSLKEFKLPVDVNHSSY; this comes from the exons ATGGAGCCGGGCGGCTCGCGGAGCCTGAG CGAGGCGGAGCTGCCGGAGGCCcgcgggcggagcggggccccCCGGTACCGCGGCGGCCCGAAGGAGGCCGCGCCCGACGGCTCGGAGGAGCAGGCGGAGAGGCTGCGGCTCTGCCGGGACGAGCAGTGGCGGTGGCTGGCCGAGGAGCGTGTGGAGCGCCT GGGAAATCTGGTGAAAGCTGAGTGGAAGCCAGAAAAGGGCATTGTGGAGCTGCAGTCCCCTGCG GGGAAGTTCTGGCACACCATGGGGTTCTCAGAGCGTGGCAAACAGTGCCTGCTGCCCGAGGAGGCTCTGTACCTGCTGGAGTGT GGCTCTGTTCAGCTCTTCTACAGGAATCTGCCCTTGTCGATCCAAGAAGCCTACGAGATGCTGCTGACCCAGGAGGAGATGAGCCTGTCCCATTACCAG GTTTTCAGCCACTTGAAGCAACTGGGTTATATTGTACTGAGATTCAACCCCAG TACTGTCCCGTCCCCCTACGAGAGGCAGCTGAACCTGGAAAGTCACTGCAAGAGCTCAGGGAAACACGAGCGCAAAAGGAGGAGGAGTTCCAGCCCTGG GTCGCTTGAGAAGAAACATAAAGTGTCTGAGGACCTTCCAGAAGCTGAAGGGACCCCCAAAAAAGCTGGAGATGACTGTGGAGATCCCAGCTGCCTTCCCTTGGATGAAAAGCCCTTGTCAGAGCAGCCAAAGGAATTGGATGCTGGCAATGGAGAGGAGCAGTCGAGCCCAGTTCCTCTTGACACAGGACAAAAGAACTCCCTGAGCCcctccaggagcagggctggagaccCCGAGGCAAGCAGCACTGGCACCCGTGCGCCACGCTGGGATTTTACCACCATCATCTTGCCAAATGTGGCCCCAGATCAGCCGTGCACACATCTGCCCTCGCCTGACAGCGGGCTTCTGCCAGAAAATGTGCCAGGGAGGGAAGTTGACGCAGCTTCCTGGTGTAAACGCATCAACCTAAAACAGGAGAAGCTGTCACGGAAGGAGagggagcagctggagagggAAAGCAGGTACAAGAGCAGTGTCAATGCTGACAGGGAGGTGAGGCGCTGCTCCAGCTGGCAGGAGTACAAAGCCCTTTTGAAGCAGAGGAGCCAGCAGAGGGTTTGGAGACGACCGCCGCATCTCTGGGACCAGGCTGTCACCCCGCTTCTGCGGCCAGAGGAAGCGACTTCCACAG CTGCGATCCTCCAGCAGATCAGcgtgctgcagccctcccaCATCCTGGATGGAGCCTCCCG GCTGCAGGAGGACCCAGAGAGCTTGAAGATAAGCTTCAATGTGTACCAACCCGATGCTGTGGCCAAGTTTAAGAAGACAAACCCTGGGAAACCGTACGTCAGGATGTGTGTTCAGAG CTTTGAGGAGCAGATCCCATCCCTTCGGGCTTTGAAGCAGGTTACCTATCAGAGCGGGGACGTCCCGGTGGTCTTTGCACTGGTGGAATACGGAGATATTGCCTTCCACTCGCTGAAGGAATTCAAGCTGCCAGTTGATGTTAATCACAGCAGTTACTGA